One stretch of Chryseobacterium fluminis DNA includes these proteins:
- a CDS encoding calcium:proton antiporter has product MRLKEFLHYTYIFPVLAVVYYFSGLMGGGVVYDMIAGILLTGSVLSAVHHAEVVAHKVGEPFGTIILALCITIIEVALIISLMVAGGDQAITLARDTVFAAVMLILNGILGICILVGGVKYYEQFFARTSATTYLVSIISILVLTLVLPNFTSSVNGPFYNQAQLIFVSVACLVIYGIFLMVQTVRHRSYFIIPDEHPEEHYIPSVMKTIVSFVFLVVCLAIVVMMAKGLSATIEDMVRSLGAPKSLVGVIIAAVVLLPEGLAAIRAARSNQIQSSLNLALGSALASIGLSIPAVSVVCILYDIPLVLGLDKKDIILLSLSVFIVMLSLSRGKTNVLYGTVLLVNLAAYIFTVIVP; this is encoded by the coding sequence ATGAGATTAAAAGAATTTTTGCATTACACGTATATTTTTCCTGTTTTAGCGGTGGTTTATTACTTTTCCGGTTTGATGGGTGGTGGAGTGGTTTATGATATGATCGCCGGAATTTTACTCACCGGGAGTGTTTTATCGGCAGTACACCATGCGGAGGTGGTGGCTCATAAAGTAGGAGAGCCTTTCGGAACGATTATTCTGGCGCTCTGTATCACCATTATCGAAGTGGCATTGATCATCTCACTGATGGTAGCCGGCGGAGATCAGGCGATCACGCTGGCCAGAGATACTGTTTTTGCTGCTGTTATGCTTATTCTTAATGGTATTTTGGGAATCTGTATTTTAGTGGGAGGTGTTAAATACTATGAGCAGTTTTTTGCCAGGACCTCTGCGACCACTTATCTTGTAAGTATTATTTCTATTTTGGTACTTACATTGGTTCTCCCCAATTTTACATCAAGTGTTAACGGTCCGTTTTATAACCAGGCACAGCTGATATTCGTCTCTGTTGCCTGTCTGGTAATTTACGGTATATTTCTGATGGTACAGACGGTACGTCACAGAAGTTACTTCATCATTCCTGATGAACATCCTGAAGAACATTATATCCCTTCAGTGATGAAAACGATCGTGAGCTTTGTTTTTCTGGTCGTTTGCCTGGCCATTGTCGTTATGATGGCAAAAGGTCTATCTGCGACCATTGAAGATATGGTAAGAAGCCTGGGAGCACCCAAATCTCTGGTCGGAGTCATTATTGCTGCGGTTGTGTTGCTTCCGGAAGGGTTGGCGGCGATAAGAGCTGCCAGAAGCAATCAGATCCAGTCCAGTTTAAATCTGGCTTTAGGCTCCGCTCTGGCCAGTATAGGTCTTAGTATTCCGGCAGTTTCCGTAGTTTGTATTCTCTATGATATTCCACTCGTCTTAGGGTTGGATAAAAAAGATATCATTCTCCTTTCTTTATCTGTATTTATCGTAATGCTGTCGTTAAGCAGAGGAAAAACGAATGTTCTTTACGGAACAGTATTACTGGTTAACCTGGCGGCTTATATATTTACGGTAATTGTCCCGTAA
- a CDS encoding group III truncated hemoglobin, with translation MKKLESREDIQNLVNLFYAKVVRDETIGFFFTDIAKVDWEKHLPKMYSFWETVLFGQMTYKGNPMGAHFPINEIEAMEQKHFDRWLELWRTTIEENFEGENADMAIYKSENIAKLMAFKMELARRL, from the coding sequence ATGAAAAAGTTAGAATCAAGAGAGGATATTCAAAACCTCGTTAATTTATTTTATGCTAAAGTAGTTAGGGATGAAACCATTGGCTTCTTCTTTACAGATATTGCAAAGGTAGATTGGGAAAAACATCTTCCTAAAATGTATTCATTCTGGGAAACGGTTCTTTTTGGCCAGATGACATACAAAGGTAACCCGATGGGAGCCCATTTTCCGATCAACGAAATCGAAGCCATGGAACAGAAGCACTTCGACAGATGGCTTGAATTATGGAGAACAACTATCGAAGAAAATTTTGAAGGGGAAAATGCAGACATGGCCATTTATAAATCTGAAAATATTGCCAAGCTGATGGCTTTTAAAATGGAACTGGCACGAAGGCTTTAA
- a CDS encoding cation:proton antiporter: MELYYSFSALIVLASIFAYLNYRFLKLPSTIGIMVIAIVVSIFLVSFGETILPRTFGHLHNLMSSIDFTEVLMGAMLNFLLFAGGIHININDLKEQLRPVVIFSTVGVVISTFVVGFGMFYTLPYLGINLPFIYCLLFGALISPTDPVAVLSILKQANVSKSLETKVAGESLFNDGMAVVVFSVVLQLAIGKEVDLGVESIGILLLKEAGGGILLGVVLGWITSRLMREVDDYIISVLVTLSVVMGGYLIARQMHISGPLTMVAAGLFMGNFNVKFKMKSITQDYLIKFWELIDEILNAVLFLFIGFELLMIKDLRHFIVPGLVAIVIVLLARVISIWGPTKFMRKTFSPQTVKVLVWGGIRGGVSIALAMSIPKSEYSEIILSITYCVVVFSIIVQGLTIAKVANPKKIAKEEEELENIVLEEQHGS; the protein is encoded by the coding sequence GTGGAGTTATATTATTCATTTTCAGCTTTAATCGTATTAGCATCAATATTCGCATATCTTAATTACAGATTTCTTAAACTTCCGAGTACGATCGGAATCATGGTCATTGCCATTGTAGTTTCTATATTTCTGGTTTCTTTCGGAGAGACTATTTTACCCAGAACTTTTGGACACCTTCATAATCTGATGAGCAGCATCGATTTTACAGAGGTCCTGATGGGCGCCATGTTAAACTTCCTGCTCTTTGCCGGAGGAATTCATATCAATATTAACGATCTTAAAGAACAGCTGAGACCTGTCGTGATATTTTCCACGGTGGGGGTTGTGATTTCGACTTTTGTCGTTGGTTTTGGGATGTTTTATACGCTTCCGTATTTAGGGATTAATCTGCCCTTTATTTATTGTCTTCTTTTTGGAGCTTTGATTTCCCCGACTGATCCTGTGGCGGTTTTAAGTATTCTGAAACAGGCAAACGTTTCTAAATCTCTGGAAACCAAAGTGGCAGGCGAGTCTCTTTTCAACGACGGTATGGCGGTGGTTGTTTTTTCTGTAGTATTACAACTGGCGATTGGGAAAGAAGTAGATTTGGGAGTTGAGAGTATCGGGATATTATTATTAAAAGAAGCCGGAGGCGGAATATTACTTGGGGTCGTCCTGGGCTGGATCACTTCCAGATTAATGCGTGAGGTAGATGACTATATCATTTCTGTTTTAGTAACTCTTTCAGTGGTTATGGGTGGTTATTTGATTGCCAGGCAGATGCATATTTCGGGACCTTTGACCATGGTGGCGGCAGGTCTGTTTATGGGTAATTTTAATGTTAAGTTTAAAATGAAATCCATCACTCAGGATTATCTGATCAAATTCTGGGAATTAATTGATGAAATCCTGAATGCTGTTTTATTCTTATTCATCGGTTTTGAACTTTTAATGATTAAAGATTTAAGACATTTTATTGTTCCGGGATTGGTGGCTATCGTTATTGTTTTACTGGCGAGAGTGATTTCCATCTGGGGGCCGACCAAGTTTATGAGGAAAACCTTCAGTCCGCAAACGGTAAAAGTTCTGGTTTGGGGAGGAATCAGGGGAGGAGTGTCTATTGCTCTGGCGATGTCTATTCCTAAGAGTGAATACAGTGAAATTATTTTGAGTATCACCTATTGTGTGGTGGTGTTTTCCATCATTGTTCAGGGACTTACGATTGCTAAAGTGGCCAATCCTAAAAAAATTGCAAAAGAGGAAGAGGAACTGGAAAATATTGTTCTGGAAGAGCAACATGGATCATAA
- a CDS encoding YkgJ family cysteine cluster protein, with amino-acid sequence MNLELYKKQALQKQKDHQKFLDGLKKKPPKNLDYTVQETHEEVFETIDCLQCANCCKTTGPLYTEKDIERISKHLRMKPADFEAKFLRIDEDNDKVLQNLPCFFLNSDNTCSIYEVRPKACREYPHTDRKKIYQINNLMVKNTIICPAAFEFVERMMKNLRK; translated from the coding sequence ATGAATTTAGAATTATACAAGAAACAGGCTTTACAGAAGCAAAAGGATCATCAGAAATTTCTGGACGGATTAAAGAAAAAACCGCCTAAGAATCTTGATTATACTGTTCAGGAAACCCATGAAGAAGTATTTGAAACCATAGATTGCCTCCAATGTGCCAACTGCTGTAAAACCACCGGCCCATTATATACAGAGAAAGATATAGAACGTATATCAAAGCATCTGCGCATGAAGCCTGCTGATTTCGAAGCCAAATTTCTGAGGATCGATGAGGATAACGATAAGGTCCTGCAGAATCTTCCATGTTTTTTTCTGAATTCAGATAATACCTGTTCAATCTATGAGGTTCGCCCGAAGGCCTGTAGAGAGTATCCCCACACAGATCGTAAAAAGATATACCAGATCAATAACCTGATGGTAAAAAATACAATCATCTGCCCGGCAGCATTTGAATTTGTTGAAAGGATGATGAAAAATTTAAGAAAGTAG
- a CDS encoding S46 family peptidase: protein MKRLFLLFTFLLGFAQMRADEGMWLLMLIKRLNGVDMQKQGLHLTPEEIYSVNNSSMKDAIVSFGGFCTGEIVSNQGLIFTNHHCGYGAVAAASTPEKDYLKNGFWAMKQKDEFNAKDLYVRFLVRMDDATQRINSKLNNSMTPEQRKAVIDAETKAIQSENSENGKYTVVVRDFFNGNEFYYFVYQDYKDIRLVGAPPSSLGKFGGDTDNWEWPRHTADFTVFRVYADAAGNPAEFAPGNVPLKPKHFLPVSLKGIKPGDFSMILGYPGRTNRYLTSYGIQQMVNKDYPAWVESSKLAMDIMKKYMDKDKATQLNYASQYASVANYWKNRQGTIDAVEKNGTITDKQKIEDVYRKWSVQPGNSEYDGVLEDIEAYYKQVSDRNVERNYASQFSRNAKYISLAIQLGSVLKAYVAQDMQGRLAMKPKVDAAIKAAYENFNPQLEGEMLSGMAKLYKQRVNQNVASAAISGIDPGTVSNVAYSSIFANKTSATNFTLNPDALKLDADPLWKLANSIVADQKMSTERFSKVDDNFAKNNRLFLAGLMKAMPEKKFYPDANSTMRLTYGTVDKLPVREDRNYFGVTDNYYTDMTGLVGKYKKGDEEFDLPQRVIDLYNMKDFGQYADAKGYMPVNFLSNNDITGGNSGSPVIDGDGNLIGIAFDGNSEALSGDIVFEPEWQKTINVDVRFVLWTIDKYAGARRLIDELQLVRDENTPADTKTKAPKAAPKKKK from the coding sequence ATGAAAAGACTATTTCTACTATTCACTTTTCTGTTGGGCTTTGCTCAGATGAGGGCGGATGAGGGTATGTGGCTGTTGATGCTCATCAAAAGGCTAAACGGTGTCGATATGCAAAAACAAGGCTTGCATCTGACTCCGGAAGAGATTTATTCGGTGAACAATTCGAGCATGAAGGACGCGATCGTGAGTTTCGGTGGCTTCTGTACCGGCGAGATTGTTTCTAATCAGGGACTTATTTTCACAAACCACCATTGTGGTTACGGTGCTGTTGCAGCAGCTTCTACTCCGGAAAAAGACTATCTGAAGAACGGGTTCTGGGCCATGAAGCAGAAAGATGAGTTCAATGCGAAAGATCTTTATGTAAGATTTTTGGTAAGAATGGATGATGCCACGCAGAGAATCAATTCTAAACTGAATAACAGCATGACTCCTGAACAGAGAAAAGCGGTGATTGACGCCGAAACCAAGGCCATTCAGTCTGAAAATTCTGAAAACGGCAAATATACGGTTGTCGTAAGAGATTTCTTTAACGGAAATGAATTTTATTATTTTGTATATCAGGACTATAAAGATATCAGACTGGTAGGTGCTCCCCCTTCATCATTAGGTAAATTCGGTGGTGATACAGATAACTGGGAATGGCCGAGACATACTGCCGACTTTACGGTTTTCAGAGTCTATGCTGATGCGGCGGGAAATCCGGCAGAATTTGCACCAGGCAATGTTCCATTGAAACCTAAGCATTTCTTACCGGTTTCTCTAAAGGGAATCAAACCAGGTGACTTTTCAATGATTTTAGGATACCCGGGGAGAACGAACCGTTATTTAACTTCTTACGGTATCCAGCAAATGGTGAACAAAGATTATCCGGCTTGGGTAGAATCTTCTAAACTTGCCATGGATATTATGAAGAAGTATATGGACAAGGATAAAGCTACGCAGCTTAACTATGCTTCCCAATATGCTTCTGTAGCGAACTACTGGAAAAACAGACAGGGAACGATAGATGCTGTTGAAAAAAACGGTACGATTACTGATAAACAGAAAATCGAAGATGTTTACAGAAAATGGTCTGTACAGCCAGGAAATTCTGAATATGACGGAGTTCTGGAAGATATCGAAGCCTATTACAAGCAGGTTTCCGACAGAAATGTTGAAAGAAACTATGCCTCTCAGTTCTCAAGAAATGCCAAATATATCAGCCTTGCGATTCAGCTAGGTTCTGTATTAAAGGCGTATGTAGCTCAGGATATGCAGGGAAGACTGGCGATGAAGCCAAAAGTAGACGCTGCTATTAAAGCGGCTTACGAAAACTTTAACCCCCAGCTGGAAGGCGAGATGTTAAGCGGAATGGCTAAACTTTATAAGCAAAGAGTAAATCAGAATGTTGCTTCTGCTGCAATCTCAGGAATTGATCCGGGTACTGTTTCCAATGTTGCCTATTCTTCAATTTTTGCAAATAAAACATCTGCAACCAACTTTACTCTTAATCCTGATGCCTTGAAATTAGATGCAGACCCATTGTGGAAACTTGCGAACAGTATCGTAGCTGACCAGAAAATGAGTACGGAAAGATTCTCAAAGGTAGATGATAACTTTGCTAAAAACAACCGTCTTTTCTTAGCCGGACTGATGAAAGCCATGCCTGAGAAGAAATTCTATCCGGATGCTAACTCTACCATGAGATTAACTTACGGAACGGTAGACAAACTACCTGTTAGAGAAGACAGAAATTATTTCGGTGTTACCGATAACTATTATACGGATATGACCGGTCTTGTAGGTAAATATAAAAAAGGGGACGAAGAATTCGACCTTCCCCAGAGAGTGATCGATCTTTACAATATGAAAGATTTCGGTCAGTATGCTGATGCAAAAGGGTATATGCCTGTCAACTTCTTATCCAACAATGATATTACAGGAGGTAATTCAGGATCTCCGGTAATTGATGGTGACGGTAACCTTATCGGTATTGCATTCGACGGAAACAGTGAAGCACTAAGCGGTGACATCGTTTTTGAACCGGAATGGCAAAAAACCATCAACGTAGACGTTCGTTTTGTTCTTTGGACCATCGACAAATATGCCGGAGCAAGAAGACTGATCGACGAACTGCAATTGGTAAGAGATGAAAATACGCCTGCCGATACGAAAACAAAAGCTCCTAAAGCTGCACCTAAAAAGAAAAAATAA
- a CDS encoding DUF6122 family protein, which translates to MNSSDLALLKTCTHYFLHFIFPLGIAFTFYRDNWKRVYLLLLATMLVDLDHLFADPVFDPDRASIGFHFLHSYYAIAVYFLMLFFRGNIRIVGIGLLFHMLTDFQDFYLWNH; encoded by the coding sequence ATGAATTCTTCAGATCTTGCCTTGCTTAAAACGTGTACCCATTACTTTCTGCATTTTATTTTTCCATTGGGTATCGCTTTCACTTTTTATCGTGATAACTGGAAAAGAGTATATCTCCTATTATTGGCTACGATGCTCGTTGACCTGGATCATCTGTTTGCAGATCCTGTTTTTGACCCCGACCGGGCAAGCATCGGCTTTCATTTTCTGCATTCCTATTATGCCATTGCGGTGTATTTTTTGATGCTCTTTTTTAGAGGAAATATCAGAATTGTGGGCATTGGATTGTTATTTCATATGTTAACTGATTTTCAGGATTTTTATTTATGGAATCATTAA
- a CDS encoding META domain-containing protein — protein MDKIIVSVFIVLCLNILTNCTSVKTDNTPIQREWMLVSFEGFTKDQFIKNKARINLTAPIEGKKVKGSAFMGCNTMFFTSEFKNNGKVKISGLGSTMMACRNMDLETNFAATFEKMIRYSVDGHFLTISDDDGHQMKFVASDWD, from the coding sequence ATGGATAAGATAATAGTTTCAGTTTTTATTGTTTTGTGCCTGAATATTCTTACAAACTGCACATCTGTAAAGACCGATAATACACCCATTCAGAGAGAATGGATGTTGGTCTCTTTTGAGGGATTTACCAAAGATCAGTTCATTAAAAATAAAGCACGGATTAACTTAACAGCTCCCATAGAAGGAAAAAAGGTCAAAGGAAGTGCTTTCATGGGCTGTAATACAATGTTTTTTACTTCCGAATTTAAAAACAACGGAAAAGTAAAGATATCCGGGCTTGGAAGTACCATGATGGCTTGCCGGAATATGGACCTGGAAACAAATTTTGCTGCAACATTCGAAAAAATGATCAGATATTCGGTGGACGGTCATTTTTTGACAATCTCTGACGACGACGGACATCAAATGAAATTTGTAGCTTCAGATTGGGATTAA
- the hflX gene encoding GTPase HflX, giving the protein MLEKKEHNYEKAVLVGVVTQHQDEDKLQEYMDELEFLAYTAGASVDRRFTQKLTQPDSKTFIGSGKAQEIKEYAKENEIGTIIFDDELSPSQLKNLEREIEVKILDRTNLILDIFAQRAQTSYARTQVELAQYQYLLPRLTRMWTHLERQKGGIGMRGPGETEIETDRRIIRDRISLLKDKLKTIDKQMATQRNNRGKVVRAALVGYTNVGKSTLMNSLSKSEVFAENKLFATLDTTVRKVVIGNLPFLLTDTVGFIRKLPTQLVESFKSTLDEVREADLLIHVVDISHESFEDHIDSVNQILMEINAHQKPMVMVFNKIDDFSYEKKDDDDLTPSTRKNISLEEWKKTWMGKSKYPTVFISALTKENFPEMKKMIYDEVMKIHISRFPYNDFLFEYFDNDEEENNG; this is encoded by the coding sequence ATGCTAGAAAAGAAAGAACATAATTACGAAAAGGCAGTTTTGGTAGGTGTTGTTACCCAGCATCAGGATGAGGACAAGCTTCAGGAATACATGGATGAGCTGGAGTTTCTGGCGTATACGGCCGGTGCTTCAGTAGACAGACGTTTTACTCAAAAGTTAACGCAGCCTGATTCTAAAACATTTATCGGAAGCGGAAAGGCTCAGGAAATAAAAGAATATGCTAAGGAAAACGAAATAGGAACCATTATTTTTGATGACGAATTGTCTCCTTCACAGCTCAAAAACCTGGAGAGGGAAATCGAAGTTAAAATCCTTGACAGGACCAATCTTATTCTTGATATTTTTGCTCAGAGAGCTCAGACCTCTTACGCCAGAACGCAGGTAGAGCTGGCTCAATACCAATACCTGTTGCCCCGACTGACCAGAATGTGGACCCACCTGGAGCGTCAGAAAGGGGGAATCGGGATGAGAGGGCCCGGAGAAACAGAAATTGAGACCGACAGACGTATCATCCGCGACAGAATATCCTTATTGAAAGATAAACTGAAGACCATTGACAAACAAATGGCCACGCAGCGGAACAACCGTGGAAAAGTGGTGCGTGCAGCCTTGGTAGGGTATACCAATGTTGGAAAATCCACATTAATGAACTCACTTTCAAAATCGGAGGTTTTTGCTGAAAATAAGTTGTTTGCAACCCTTGATACGACTGTAAGAAAAGTGGTAATCGGTAATTTACCGTTTCTATTAACCGATACCGTAGGATTTATAAGAAAATTACCGACTCAGCTGGTAGAATCATTTAAATCTACACTGGATGAGGTACGTGAAGCCGACTTACTGATTCATGTGGTAGACATTTCCCACGAGAGTTTTGAAGATCATATTGATTCTGTCAACCAGATTTTAATGGAAATTAATGCACATCAGAAACCGATGGTCATGGTTTTTAATAAAATCGACGATTTCAGCTATGAGAAAAAAGACGATGATGATCTTACACCGTCTACAAGAAAGAATATCTCTCTGGAGGAATGGAAAAAAACATGGATGGGCAAATCAAAATATCCGACCGTTTTTATCTCAGCTCTTACCAAGGAGAACTTCCCGGAAATGAAGAAAATGATCTATGATGAGGTCATGAAAATTCATATTTCGAGGTTTCCTTATAACGATTTCCTTTTCGAATATTTCGATAACGACGAGGAAGAAAATAACGGATAA
- a CDS encoding DUF4919 domain-containing protein: protein MKYYLFLFVFLISIFGFAQKSKIDFREIEKSLTDSKSPYNYEKLIFKYKGYPKSLDSIEAQYLYYGRNFKSNTVSTDDADFKMLAEAFKNNNFEECIKQGKILYEKDPTNLDILLILLRAYDNKKDGDHFMHHIGQFRTLTDAIKSSGDGKSEKTAYLVNSVGDEYILLNILNIGQDYTRGSKAAKDGMYDIWEKGGNKIYIKVLYLNL from the coding sequence ATGAAATATTACCTTTTCCTATTCGTGTTCTTGATTTCAATTTTTGGTTTTGCTCAGAAATCAAAAATTGATTTCAGGGAAATTGAGAAAAGTCTTACCGATTCTAAATCTCCTTACAACTACGAAAAGCTCATTTTCAAATACAAGGGATATCCAAAATCACTGGACAGCATAGAAGCACAGTATCTGTATTACGGCAGGAATTTTAAAAGTAATACCGTCAGCACTGATGATGCAGACTTTAAAATGCTTGCAGAAGCTTTCAAGAACAATAATTTTGAAGAATGTATAAAGCAGGGAAAAATTCTGTACGAAAAAGATCCTACCAATCTGGATATTCTCCTGATTTTGCTTCGTGCCTACGACAATAAAAAAGACGGGGATCATTTTATGCACCACATCGGCCAGTTTCGAACGCTTACCGATGCGATAAAATCTTCAGGTGACGGAAAATCAGAAAAGACAGCTTATCTTGTCAATTCCGTGGGGGATGAATACATTCTGCTGAATATTCTTAATATCGGTCAGGACTATACCCGAGGTTCAAAAGCGGCAAAAGACGGGATGTATGATATCTGGGAAAAAGGCGGCAACAAAATTTACATCAAAGTATTATATTTAAATCTATAA
- a CDS encoding DNA alkylation repair protein, protein MNSIKEITEALAALSTPEKTAFFPKFFKTGKGEYGEGDLFLGVKVPDQRSVAKEYYAKISLEELTELLSSQYHEHRLTALFILISKFEKTKDQAVKDEIITFYLNHLPYVNNWDLVDSSCYKLLGRYAFENHKEELLRNLSDSEVMWRKRIAVVGTMYYVKKGSFDLTKELVTANLKHSHDLMHKANGWLLREMGQKSENDLIDYLNRHYKEMPRTCLRYAIEKLDEDVRQDYLKGRI, encoded by the coding sequence ATGAACAGTATTAAAGAGATCACGGAAGCATTAGCCGCTTTATCCACTCCGGAAAAAACAGCATTTTTTCCAAAGTTTTTCAAAACCGGAAAAGGAGAATACGGTGAAGGAGATTTGTTTTTAGGCGTTAAGGTTCCGGATCAGAGATCCGTAGCAAAAGAATATTATGCTAAAATTTCATTAGAAGAATTGACTGAACTGCTTTCATCACAATATCATGAGCATCGTCTGACAGCACTTTTTATATTGATTTCAAAATTTGAAAAAACAAAAGATCAGGCCGTTAAGGATGAAATTATTACATTTTACCTTAATCATTTACCTTATGTAAATAATTGGGATCTGGTAGATTCCAGCTGTTACAAGCTTTTAGGAAGGTATGCTTTTGAGAATCACAAGGAAGAGCTTCTGAGAAATCTTTCAGACTCAGAAGTGATGTGGCGTAAAAGAATCGCCGTGGTAGGAACCATGTATTATGTAAAAAAAGGATCATTTGACCTGACGAAAGAGCTGGTTACGGCTAATTTAAAGCATTCTCATGATCTCATGCATAAAGCCAATGGCTGGCTTTTAAGGGAAATGGGCCAGAAGAGTGAAAATGATTTGATCGATTATCTCAACCGGCATTATAAGGAGATGCCCCGAACCTGTTTACGATATGCCATTGAAAAACTGGACGAAGATGTACGACAGGACTATTTAAAAGGCAGAATTTAG
- a CDS encoding ion channel: MARDFRKEIHLNNTENSGFGTSASGRFIRKDGLPNVERKGVNILNRFSWYHTMLDLSTIQFLSYLVSAYILVNLIFAFIYYLIGVEHLTGIDKSDPLNEFIDVFFFSSQTFTTVGYGRIAPVGFMASLVATFEAFLGLLTFAIATGLFYGRFSRPRAYLRFSEIAVIAPFQEGTGLMFRLAPYKNNALTSAEVVVSTAIEVNENSETKTNFYTLKTHLNQINTLALNWTVVHKIDESSPFYGFTEDDFKNTPIEIIVHVRAFDEVYSNTVVQRTSYVSKEIIFGAKFVPMYYPAKDNTSTVLDLDKINEYKATEMPVLAEEK; this comes from the coding sequence ATGGCACGAGATTTTAGAAAAGAAATTCATCTGAATAATACAGAGAACAGTGGTTTTGGGACCAGTGCTTCAGGAAGGTTTATCAGGAAGGACGGCCTGCCGAACGTAGAACGGAAAGGGGTGAATATTCTGAACAGATTCAGCTGGTATCATACCATGCTGGATTTATCTACGATTCAGTTTCTTTCTTATCTGGTTTCGGCCTATATTCTGGTAAATTTAATTTTTGCCTTTATTTATTACCTCATCGGCGTTGAGCATCTTACGGGAATTGATAAAAGCGATCCGCTGAATGAATTTATTGATGTTTTTTTCTTCAGTTCGCAAACCTTTACCACAGTAGGTTACGGGAGAATAGCGCCGGTGGGTTTTATGGCCAGTCTGGTGGCCACCTTTGAAGCTTTTTTAGGATTGCTTACCTTTGCCATTGCAACAGGATTGTTTTATGGACGGTTTTCGCGTCCCAGAGCGTACCTCAGATTTTCAGAAATAGCAGTCATTGCTCCTTTTCAGGAAGGTACAGGATTGATGTTCAGGCTGGCCCCTTATAAAAATAATGCGCTGACAAGTGCTGAAGTTGTTGTTTCAACAGCCATTGAGGTAAATGAAAATTCAGAGACGAAAACCAATTTTTATACCTTAAAAACACATTTGAATCAGATCAATACCCTGGCGCTGAACTGGACGGTGGTGCATAAAATAGATGAAAGCTCACCTTTTTATGGATTTACAGAAGATGACTTTAAAAATACACCGATTGAAATTATTGTTCATGTACGGGCATTTGATGAAGTGTATTCAAATACGGTAGTGCAGCGGACGTCCTATGTTTCGAAAGAAATTATTTTTGGGGCGAAGTTCGTTCCGATGTATTATCCGGCAAAAGACAATACGTCTACTGTACTGGATCTGGACAAAATTAATGAATATAAGGCAACGGAGATGCCTGTTTTAGCGGAGGAAAAATAG